One window from the genome of Fodinicurvata sediminis DSM 21159 encodes:
- the metZ gene encoding O-succinylhomoserine sulfhydrylase: MNDHSSHDIPGCTDSGHPITEGWSEATLLVQGGVQRSGFDETCEALYMTSGYVYSSAEEAEAAFKTDGLRFVYSRFRNPTVEMFEQRLCQLEGAEACRATASGMAAVWAALIAQLESGDRVVASRALFGSCTVILNQLLPRFGIETVFVDGADLEQWEAALSKPTKAVFLESPSNPGLELVDLAAVAELAHKVGACVVVDNVFASPLLQKPLDLGADVVVYSATKHIDGQGRCLGGAVLGSQQFVTDHLTQILRHTGPALSPFNAWLLLKGLETLPLRIERQSASAARIADFLAEEHGVSQTRYPFRADHPQEALARRQMRSGGTMVTLEVEGGKERAFRFLNALKLIRISNNLGDSKSLATHPATTTHQRLIPDEQLAQGITPGLIRLSVGLEDAADLEADLKHALAA, translated from the coding sequence ATGAACGATCATTCCAGTCACGATATACCCGGCTGTACCGACAGCGGTCACCCAATCACGGAGGGTTGGAGCGAGGCCACGCTGCTTGTCCAGGGTGGCGTGCAGCGCAGCGGTTTCGATGAAACCTGCGAAGCGCTCTACATGACGTCCGGCTATGTCTATAGTTCCGCCGAGGAAGCAGAGGCCGCGTTCAAGACGGACGGCCTGCGTTTCGTCTATTCCCGCTTTCGCAATCCCACAGTGGAGATGTTCGAGCAGCGCCTCTGCCAGCTGGAAGGCGCCGAAGCCTGCCGCGCCACGGCCAGCGGCATGGCTGCCGTCTGGGCTGCGCTGATTGCCCAGCTGGAATCAGGCGATCGTGTTGTGGCTTCGCGGGCGCTCTTCGGATCCTGTACCGTGATCCTGAATCAGCTGCTGCCGCGTTTCGGCATCGAGACGGTTTTCGTCGATGGCGCCGACCTGGAGCAGTGGGAGGCGGCACTGTCCAAGCCGACCAAGGCAGTTTTCCTGGAGTCGCCTTCAAATCCCGGCCTCGAACTCGTCGACCTGGCCGCTGTGGCTGAGCTGGCACACAAGGTCGGAGCCTGCGTCGTGGTGGACAATGTCTTCGCCTCACCGCTTCTGCAGAAGCCGCTGGACTTGGGCGCCGATGTCGTTGTCTACTCCGCCACCAAGCACATCGATGGGCAGGGGCGCTGCCTGGGAGGCGCTGTCCTTGGCAGTCAGCAGTTCGTCACGGATCATCTGACCCAGATTTTGCGCCATACGGGCCCTGCACTCAGCCCCTTCAATGCCTGGCTGCTGCTCAAGGGGCTTGAAACCCTGCCCTTGCGTATCGAGCGACAGAGCGCCAGTGCCGCGCGCATTGCCGATTTCCTGGCAGAGGAGCATGGTGTTTCGCAAACGCGCTACCCCTTTCGTGCGGATCATCCTCAGGAAGCTCTGGCCCGCCGTCAGATGCGTTCAGGCGGCACGATGGTCACCCTGGAGGTCGAAGGCGGCAAGGAACGTGCTTTTCGCTTTCTGAATGCCCTGAAACTCATCCGAATCTCCAACAACCTGGGCGACTCCAAGAGCCTGGCCACACATCCCGCGACCACCACCCACCAGCGTCTGATACCCGATGAACAGTTGGCTCAGGGAATCACGCCCGGCCTGATCCGGCTTTCGGTGGGCCTGGAAGACGCAGCGGACCTGGAGGCCGACCTGAAGCACGCCCTTGCCGCGTGA
- a CDS encoding electron transfer flavoprotein subunit beta/FixA family protein has protein sequence MKVLVAVKRVIDAYVKVRVKSDGSGVETANVKMSMNPFCEIAVEEAVRLKEQGIASEVVAVSCGPQVNQETIRTALAMGADRGILVQSDEELQPLGIAKLLKSVVETEQPDLVLLGKQAVDNDFNQTGQMLSALLGWSQGTFASKIEQQDGKLRVTREIDGGLETLDLATPTIVTADLRLNEPRYASLPNIMKAKKKPIETIEAGELGLDIAPRLKVLNVSEPPARQAGVRVESVAELIDKLKNEAKVI, from the coding sequence ATGAAGGTACTGGTCGCCGTCAAGCGCGTCATTGACGCCTACGTCAAGGTCCGTGTGAAGTCCGACGGATCCGGCGTTGAAACCGCGAACGTCAAGATGTCCATGAACCCCTTCTGCGAGATCGCTGTGGAAGAAGCGGTGCGCCTGAAGGAACAGGGAATCGCCAGCGAAGTGGTCGCGGTTTCCTGTGGCCCGCAGGTCAACCAGGAGACCATTCGCACGGCCCTGGCCATGGGCGCTGATCGCGGCATCCTGGTCCAGAGCGACGAGGAATTGCAGCCGCTTGGCATTGCCAAGCTGCTCAAGTCGGTGGTCGAGACGGAACAGCCCGATCTGGTCCTGCTGGGCAAGCAGGCCGTGGACAATGATTTCAACCAGACCGGCCAGATGCTCTCGGCGCTGCTGGGCTGGTCCCAGGGCACCTTCGCCTCCAAGATCGAGCAGCAGGACGGCAAGCTGCGCGTCACCCGCGAGATCGATGGCGGGCTGGAGACGCTTGACCTGGCAACGCCGACCATCGTGACCGCCGACCTGCGCCTCAACGAGCCGCGTTATGCCTCGCTGCCCAACATCATGAAGGCGAAGAAGAAGCCGATCGAGACCATCGAGGCTGGTGAGCTGGGGCTGGATATCGCGCCGCGCCTGAAGGTCCTGAATGTCTCCGAACCGCCAGCCCGCCAGGCTGGTGTGCGTGTCGAGAGCGTTGCGGAACTGATCGACAAGCTGAAGAACGAAGCGAAGGTGATCTGA
- a CDS encoding 3-hydroxybutyryl-CoA dehydrogenase gives MSQDNSRADFTISKVGVIGAGQMGSGIAQVCAQAGYEVLLQDLGSEQLDKALAGIEKHLDRQVKKEKLSDKDKEAALKQISKATAISELSGCDLVIEAATENEDVKRSIFHELCEELKENAIICTNTSSISVTRLASTTDRPGRFMGMHFMNPVPVMQLVELIRGIATDEDTFATIRELTERLGKTPVAAEDFPAFIVNRILLPMINEAVYTLYEGVGSVEAIDTAMKLGANHPMGPLELADFIGLDTCLAVMHVLYDGLADSKYRPCPLLVKYVEAGWVGRKAGRGFYDYSGDTPVPTR, from the coding sequence ATGTCCCAGGATAACAGCCGAGCAGACTTCACCATCTCGAAAGTCGGTGTCATTGGCGCCGGACAAATGGGCAGCGGCATTGCCCAGGTCTGTGCCCAGGCGGGCTACGAAGTCCTGCTGCAGGACCTTGGCAGTGAACAGCTCGACAAGGCCCTGGCCGGAATCGAGAAGCATCTTGACCGTCAGGTGAAGAAAGAGAAGCTCTCCGACAAGGACAAGGAAGCCGCGCTCAAGCAGATCTCGAAGGCTACGGCGATCTCGGAGCTCTCCGGTTGCGACCTGGTCATCGAGGCGGCGACGGAGAACGAGGATGTCAAGCGCAGCATTTTCCACGAGCTCTGCGAGGAGCTGAAGGAAAATGCCATCATCTGCACTAACACCTCCTCGATCTCGGTAACCCGCTTGGCTTCGACGACGGATCGTCCCGGCCGCTTCATGGGGATGCACTTCATGAATCCCGTGCCTGTGATGCAGCTGGTGGAGCTGATTCGCGGTATTGCCACGGATGAGGACACCTTCGCCACGATCCGGGAACTGACGGAACGGTTGGGCAAGACGCCAGTGGCAGCCGAGGACTTCCCGGCCTTCATCGTCAACCGCATCCTGCTGCCCATGATCAACGAGGCCGTCTATACCCTCTATGAGGGCGTGGGCTCGGTGGAGGCCATTGACACGGCCATGAAACTGGGCGCCAACCATCCCATGGGCCCACTGGAACTGGCCGACTTCATAGGCCTGGACACCTGCCTTGCGGTAATGCACGTGCTTTACGACGGCCTGGCCGACAGCAAATACCGGCCCTGTCCATTGCTGGTGAAGTATGTCGAGGCCGGCTGGGTTGGCCGCAAGGCGGGACGTGGCTTCTATGACTACAGCGGGGACACGCCTGTTCCCACACGATAG
- a CDS encoding electron transfer flavoprotein subunit alpha/FixB family protein, with protein MSILVIADHENTQLGAATLSTLNAAQQISAQGGGDIHVLVVGKDCAEAAKAAQSLPEVKKVLLADSEEYDHLLAENVAPLVVKLAESYDYILAGSATFGKNVLPRAAALLDVQPISDIVTVESGDTFVRPIYAGNALAKVQSGDSKKLISVRGTAFDAVSAEGGSAELETLEGAGDSGLSSHVNSELTESERPELTTARVVISGGRGMQSGDNFVILERVADKLGAALGASRAAVDAGFVPNDYQVGQTGKVVAPELYIAVGISGAIQHLAGMKDSKVIVAINKDEEAPIFQVADYGLVADLFEAVPELEKALDQ; from the coding sequence ATGAGCATCCTGGTAATTGCCGATCACGAGAACACTCAGCTGGGCGCCGCAACGCTGAGCACCCTGAACGCGGCACAGCAGATCTCTGCCCAGGGCGGCGGTGACATCCATGTCCTGGTCGTGGGCAAGGATTGTGCTGAAGCGGCGAAGGCCGCCCAGAGCCTGCCCGAGGTCAAGAAGGTGCTTCTGGCGGACTCCGAGGAGTACGATCATCTGCTTGCCGAAAATGTGGCGCCATTGGTCGTGAAGCTGGCCGAAAGCTATGACTACATCCTGGCCGGCAGTGCCACCTTCGGAAAGAATGTCCTGCCGCGCGCAGCGGCTCTTCTGGATGTCCAGCCCATCAGTGATATCGTGACTGTCGAAAGTGGCGACACCTTCGTGCGCCCGATCTATGCCGGCAACGCGCTCGCCAAGGTGCAGAGCGGCGACAGCAAGAAACTGATCTCCGTGCGCGGTACGGCCTTTGATGCCGTTTCAGCCGAAGGCGGCAGCGCGGAACTGGAAACACTTGAAGGAGCCGGTGATTCCGGGCTTTCAAGCCATGTGAATTCGGAGTTGACCGAGTCCGAGCGCCCTGAACTGACCACGGCCCGTGTGGTGATTTCCGGTGGACGCGGCATGCAGAGTGGCGACAATTTCGTCATCCTGGAGCGTGTCGCCGACAAGCTGGGGGCTGCGCTGGGGGCAAGCCGTGCTGCTGTTGACGCGGGCTTCGTGCCGAACGACTATCAGGTCGGCCAGACCGGAAAGGTGGTGGCGCCCGAGCTCTACATTGCCGTGGGCATTTCCGGCGCCATCCAGCACCTGGCCGGCATGAAGGATTCCAAGGTGATTGTCGCCATTAACAAGGACGAGGAGGCCCCGATTTTCCAGGTGGCTGACTACGGCCTGGTTGCCGACCTCTTCGAGGCGGTGCCCGAGCTGGAAAAGGCCCTGGACCAGTAA